A stretch of Vulpes vulpes isolate BD-2025 chromosome 4, VulVul3, whole genome shotgun sequence DNA encodes these proteins:
- the TFAM gene encoding transcription factor A, mitochondrial: protein MALFRGVWSVLSALGKSGADLCAGCGSRLRSPFSFAYVPRCFSSTANCYPKKPLTSYVRFSKEQLPLFKAQNPDAKNSELIRKIAQLWRELPESEKKIYEDAYRADWQAYKEEINRIQEQLTPSQIMSLEKEILQKRLKKKALIKKRELTMLGKPKRPRSAYNIFIAERFQETKDGTSQVKLKTINENWKNLSSSQKQVYIQLANDDKIRYYNEMKSWEEQMMEVGRNDLLRRSVKHQGKDDIEN, encoded by the exons ATGGCGCTTTTCCGGGGCGTGTGGAGCGTGCTGAGTGCCCTGGGAAAGTCCGGAGCGGACCTCTGCGCGGGCTGTGGAAGTCGACTGCGCTCTCCTTTCAG TTTTGCGTATGTACCGAGATGTTTTTCATCCACCGCGAATTGTTATCCAAAGAAGCCTCTGACTTCATACGTTCGATTTTCTAAAGAACAGCTACCCCTATTTAAAGCTCAGAACCCAG ATGCAAAAAATTCAGAACTAATTAGAAAAATCGCCCAACTTTGGAGGGAACTTCCTGAATCAGAGAAAAAA ATCTATGAAGATGCTTACAGGGCAGACTGGCAGGCATACAAAGAAGAGATAAACAGAATTCAAGAACAGTTAACTCCAAGTCAGATCatgtctttggaaaaagaaatcctgcaaaAACgtctaaaaaagaaagcattaataaaaaaaaga GAGTTAACAATGCTTGGAAAACCGAAAAGACCTCGCTCAGCTTATAACATTTTTATAGCTGAAAGGTTCCAGGAAACTAAGGATGGTACATCACAG GTAAAGCTGAAGACTAtaaatgaaaactggaaaaatctctCTAGTTCTCAAAAGCAA GTATATATTCAACTTGCTAATGATGATAAAATTCGTtattataatgaaatgaaatcttgGGAAGAACAGATGATGGAAGTCGGACGAAATGATCTTCTACGTCGCTCAGTAAAGCACCAAGGAAAAGATGACATTGagaattaa